The Pogona vitticeps strain Pit_001003342236 chromosome 3, PviZW2.1, whole genome shotgun sequence genome includes a window with the following:
- the LOC110076829 gene encoding beta-1,3-galactosyltransferase 5-like produces MRPQKKIFFCIVVLVFGGSALTILLISSDVYPFCQKDLFILKRNSGDFLKLPEADCSMNTPFLVILVTSRLGETEARMAIRQSWGKERVIAEKRIVTYFLLGNNFRSYEQIAVATENTLYKDIIQKDFLDTYYNLTLKTLMGLEWIHKFCPQSTFVMKTDSDMFVNTYYLTELLLKRNRTSRFFTGLLRMHDHPVRDPSSKWYVNEEEYPGNYYPPFASGTGYVLSTDVASQIYVISKKVPFFKLEDVFIGLCLSELKIQPRKLHSEPTFFSGHIPYSPCRYKKIITSHYTAPSHIMLYWDGLEKSIAEECPESQEN; encoded by the coding sequence atgagACCCCAAAAAAAgatctttttttgtattgttgtGTTGGTCTTTGGTGGTTCCGCATTAACAATCCTGTTGATTTCTAGTGATGTCTACCCATTTTGCCAAAAAGACCtcttcattttaaagagaaacagtGGGGACTTTTTGAAACTGCCAGAGGCAGATTGCAGTATGAACACACCATTCCTAGTAATACTTGTAACATCTCGACTTGGCGAAACTGAAGCCCGGATGGCTATCCGCCAGTCATGGGGCAAAGAAAGAGTAATTGCTGAGAAACGAATTGTGACATATTTTCTCTTAGGAAACAATTTCCGATCCTACGAACAGATTGCTGTTGCTACAGAAAACACACTTTACAAGGATATCATTCAGAAGGATTTCCTAGATACATATTATAATTTAACTTTGAAGACTTTGATGGGCCTTGAGTGGATTCATAAATTCTGTCCGCAGTCTACGTTTGTGATGAAAACTGATTCTGATATGTTTGTGAATACGTATTACCTGACTGAACTTCTTCTGAAAAGAAACAGGACCTCTAGATTCTTTACAGGTTTATTAAGAATGCATGACCATCCAGTAAGGGATCCAAGCAGTAAGTGGTATGTGAATGAAGAGGAATATCCAGGAAACTATTACCCTCCATTTGCTTCAGGGACTGGTTATGTTCTCTCCACCGATGTTGCAAGTCAAATATATGTAATTTCAAAAAAGGTCCCCTTCTTTAAGCTGGAGGATGTTTTCATAGGTCTCTGCCTTTCTGAACTGAAAATTCAACCACGCAAACTTCATTCAGAGCCAACCTTTTTTTCAGGCCACATTCCATATTCTCCTTGCCGTTACAAGAAGATCATCACAAGTCATTATACAGCTCCCAGTCATATTATGTTGTACTGGGATGGGCTGGAGAAGTCCATTGCTGAAGAATGCCCAGAAAgtcaagaaaattaa